A window of the Vanessa cardui chromosome 27, ilVanCard2.1, whole genome shotgun sequence genome harbors these coding sequences:
- the LOC124541244 gene encoding aldo-keto reductase AKR2E4-like yields MWKFYYIFSFFGAVICLNVPPTSVAPTIKLKDGISMPAFGLGTWLGFDGKGGVHKVTSDAVEKAVEAAIDLGYRHIDTAYIYFTEEQVGKAVNNKIKSGAVKREDVFITTKLWNDKHARQDVVPSLRESLAKLNLEYVDLYLVHWPISTYSNNTVNEIDYVETWQGMIEAKELGLARAIGVCNFNIQQLERLINSSGVTPAVLQVEVNLNLQQEKLRQFARERGIAVMGYTPFGSLFPSKASPQAPPPRADDPDLVKLATRYGKTVPQVVLRYLFELGVVPIPKTVKKERLMENLNIFDFELKPEDKDLLKSYDKNYRTIDLKSLWSTSKYYPFELDA; encoded by the exons ATGTggaagttttattatatattttcgttcTTTGGAGCTGTCATATGTCTT aacGTGCCTCCTACCAGTGTCGCTCCGACGATCAAACTCAAGGATGGTATCTCGATGCCTGCATTCGGGTTGGGGACCTGGCTCGGCTTTGATGGAAAG GGCGGTGTGCATAAGGTGACGAGTGACGCAGTTGAAAAAGCAGTCGAAGCGGCCATCGATCTTGGCTACCGGCATATCGACACAGCGTATATATATTTCACTGAGGAACAg GTGGGAAAAGCTGTAAACAACAAGATTAAAAGCGGTGCCGTGAAAAGGGAAGATGTTTTCATAACAACTAAG CTGTGGAACGACAAACATGCCCGACAAGACGTGGTGCCGTCGCTCCGGGAGTCTCTCGCTAAACTCAACTTGGAGTACGTCGATCTCTACCTGGTCCACTGGCCGATATCCACATAT TCAAATAACACAGTCAATGAAATAGACTACGTCGAGACCTGGCAGGGCATGATCGAGGCCAAAGAGCTGGGCCTAGCTCGAGCCATCGGCGTCTGCAACTTTAACATCCAGCAGCTGGAGAGACTGATCAACAGTAGCGGTGTTACTCCCGCCGTGCTCCAAGTtgag GTCAATCTGAATCTCCAACAAGAAAAGCTGAGGCAGTTCGCTCGCGAGCGCGGCATAGCCGTGATGGGATACACGCCCTTCGGTTCGCTGTTCCCGAGCAAGGCGAGCCCGCaggcgccgccgccgcgcgccgaCGACCCCGACCTCGTCAAACTCGCCACCCGATACGGCAAGACGGTGCCGCAAGTTGTACTGAGATATCTG tTCGAGCTCGGCGTTGTACCGATCCCAAAAACGGTGAAGAAGGAACGTTTGATGGAGaatttaaatatctttgatTTTGAACTGAAACCAGAAGATAAAGACCTTCTTAAGAGTTACGACAAAAACTACAGAACCATTGATCTGAAATCCCTATGGTCGACATCCAAATATTATCCATTTGAACTTGATGCATAA